TACTATGAGGAGCCTGGCATCTAGCAACCACGGCATTCCTTGGTGGGAACTTTCCTCATCTCTGGCCCACCACCAAAGGTTATCCACGAGGGTCCCTCGGGCTTTGGTGTTGCTGGCCTTGAGAATCAGCAAATTACGGGTGGCATGACCGACGGGAGTCGACAGTGGGCTGGAGCTTGTAGCGCCGATGGTGGCCGCTCGCAACCACGGGAAACCTCAGCCCATACCAACTCAGCCCATACCAACTCAGCCCATACCAAGCAGGGGCCACATCATGTGGCGCAAAGGGTTGTCGGCATTCGAACCGCAACTATCGATCGATAGTTGCGACTACTTGGCACTAGCGGGTTCCCTTTAGGGCTTGGGGATAATCAAGTCGACCATGGCGAGCGCACGTCGCGCCGTCGCCTTGGCGTCAATGACCTTGTCAGCGACATTTTGGGTCGAGCTGAGCATGGTGAACAGGAGCACAGCGGTGCCCTCTGGATCCGTCATCTTGAGTGCCTTCATAGGTTCAACAAGAGGGCGGGCCAACGCGAGGTAGTATTCCTTTACCTTTGCCGCGATATCGGGAGTGCGGTCTCGATTCTCAAGGTTGCGGAGCACTTCGTGGAACAGGCGAGCATCGGTCGACACGACCACCTTGGCATAGCCAGTGATCTGTTCTCTGGGCTCGCGATGCCGCTTCATCGCCGCAATCAACTGCTCCTGATAGCCAGGGAGTACATCCTCGGCGAGCTCAAGGGCCAGATGATTCTCGGACGGGAAGTAGAGGTAGACGCTATTGCGTCGTAGGCCGGCTCGTGGCCCAACGGCCTCGAAGTTTATCGACCTAATCGTTGGATTAAGCAACGACTCCTTGGCGGCATCAAGTAGTGCCTGGCGTCGTTGAGCGTGATGTTCCTTAACTGTGGGGGCCATAATCTTGGGCATTGGTGAAAGTATATCGCCTTTTTGCTTCCGGCTAACCGAATATCAAATTTCTCTGTCAGACCCTCGAACTATAGTTCGAACATGATGATGTTATCGAATGATACTTTGAGTCCAAGAGCCAGCAACACGGCAAAAAGGGCACGTCGCGCCCTAGAACGGTTGCTGGGTCTGGCAATTGTTGTGCTCGGACTTCTTGTGATCGTCTCACGGGTTGTGTGGCCGATCGTTGATGGTCAACACGCATCGGCCAAAATCTACGTGGTTGCCCGTGGCGATACGTTGCTGTCGATTGCACATCAGGTTGATCCGAACGCGAATCCTTATCCGCTCGTAGCGCAATTGGAGAAGCAGACACACGGTACGTTGATCTGGCCCGGAGAGCGAATCGTCGTCCCGACGAACGGCTCCTGATGCTTGCTCTTGCACGGCCGACGCAGATCGCCAGAGGACAAGACGCAACGGTCCGTCACAGCATGATGCATCATCGCGATGTGGTTTGGTTGATTCCACTCGTAGGGTGGATGGGCGCGGTGTTGTCGCTTCTGATGATTGATCGCTCTATGACCGAGTTGTCAAGAGGATTTTGCCGAACTTCCCTGGCTGTCGGAATCGCTCGTAGGCGGCTGGCCCATCGTTGAGGTCGAACTGTTCTTCAACGACGATTCGGTAGGCGCCGGTGTCGAGCTGCCCGGTGAGATGGTGCTCGACCTGCTTGGCCAACGCAGACTTCTGCTCCCAGCTGCGCGCGCGCAACGTGGAGGCACGGAGGGTTCCGCGCTTTCCCATCAGCTTACGTAGGTCGATCTGAGTCTGGGGAGCGTTGTTGACCCCGATAACGACGATGGTGCCCTCCATGGCGAGGACGTCAAGGTTGGTTCCAAGATTTTCACCTGAGACCAGTTCGAGGATGACGTCGTAGGGGCCGGAGCCGGGGATCTCAGCTGGTGTGACCGCGGAGCGACATCCAAGCGAGAGGGCTTTTGCGTCTTGATCGTGATTACGTAGCACGGCGGTCACCTCGGCCCCCGATAGCGCGCCGATTTGGACAGCTGCTGTTCCGACCCCACCAAGAGCTCCATGGACGAGTAGGCGGTCTCCGATCGAGAGGTGTGCTTGAGAAATCAACGCATCGAAGGCCGTAAACGCAGCTTCTGGAAAGCCTCCCGCGATGAATGGGTCGATGTCGGAGGGTACCCGGACGCAGGCGCTTGCCGGTATCGTGATGAATTCTGCGTGGGCACCGCCTCCGGTGACAGCCATGACGTACTG
The Ferrimicrobium sp. genome window above contains:
- a CDS encoding zinc-binding dehydrogenase, giving the protein MRALVVQDSSVQVADVPTPSPSPHELLVRMTSAGINAADLLQARGSYPPPAGFDPERLGLEFAGEVVEVGSDVVGYAPGQYVMAVTGGGAHAEFITIPASACVRVPSDIDPFIAGGFPEAAFTAFDALISQAHLSIGDRLLVHGALGGVGTAAVQIGALSGAEVTAVLRNHDQDAKALSLGCRSAVTPAEIPGSGPYDVILELVSGENLGTNLDVLAMEGTIVVIGVNNAPQTQIDLRKLMGKRGTLRASTLRARSWEQKSALAKQVEHHLTGQLDTGAYRIVVEEQFDLNDGPAAYERFRQPGKFGKILLTTRS